A genomic stretch from Methanophagales archaeon includes:
- a CDS encoding 30S ribosomal protein S13, translated as MSEGEEGIAMEKEKGEQEGEEFKHIVRILDTDLDGKIRVPYSLCGIKGIGRRVARAIVTSAGINADKRMGELSDEEIERLKVAISSADKRLPMWMLNRRRDLISGEDKHLMGSDLILKFRDDLNLLRKIRSYRGIRHERGLKVRGQRTKSTGRKGIVVGVVRKKTLARTGGGGGGK; from the coding sequence ATGAGTGAAGGTGAAGAAGGAATAGCGATGGAGAAGGAAAAGGGAGAGCAAGAAGGAGAGGAGTTCAAGCATATAGTCAGGATTCTGGATACAGACCTTGATGGTAAGATACGAGTGCCTTACTCACTGTGTGGTATAAAAGGGATAGGACGCAGGGTCGCACGTGCAATTGTTACATCCGCGGGTATAAATGCGGATAAAAGGATGGGAGAACTCTCTGATGAAGAGATAGAGAGATTAAAGGTGGCAATAAGCAGTGCTGATAAACGACTACCCATGTGGATGCTGAACCGGCGCAGGGATTTGATTAGTGGAGAGGATAAACATCTCATGGGCTCAGACCTGATACTGAAGTTCAGAGATGACCTGAATCTATTGCGTAAAATAAGGTCTTATCGCGGTATAAGACATGAGAGGGGTTTGAAAGTGCGGGGTCAACGTACAAAATCTACAGGACGTAAAGGAATAGTGGTAGGAGTGGTCAGGAAGAAGACACTGGCGCGTACTGGAGGCGGAGGTGGAGGGAAGTAA
- a CDS encoding 30S ribosomal protein S4: MGHPKRSKKKYERPRRPWVLQRIKEEKELADRYGLKNKREIWKAASLIKNYRREIRNILAEIAGMKPSKHTMKKQEEILESLKRRGIVDGAAKLEDVLALDVEHLLERRLQTLVYKKGMANSLKQARQLIVHGHIAVNNQKVTIPSYIVRVDEERGISYYEHAPASITAIATKGASKEKEEEADK, encoded by the coding sequence ATGGGACATCCAAAGCGCAGCAAGAAGAAGTATGAACGCCCGAGGAGACCATGGGTCTTACAGCGGATAAAAGAGGAGAAGGAGTTAGCTGACCGATATGGACTGAAGAACAAGCGAGAGATATGGAAGGCAGCCAGTCTTATAAAGAACTATCGGAGGGAGATAAGGAACATCCTGGCTGAGATAGCGGGCATGAAACCCTCAAAGCACACAATGAAGAAACAGGAGGAGATTCTGGAGAGTTTGAAGCGGCGTGGTATAGTAGATGGAGCAGCAAAGCTGGAGGATGTTCTGGCACTGGATGTGGAGCATTTACTGGAAAGGCGCTTACAGACTCTGGTGTATAAAAAAGGCATGGCTAATTCTCTTAAACAAGCCAGACAGCTCATTGTTCATGGGCATATCGCTGTTAATAACCAGAAAGTTACCATCCCTTCGTATATAGTGCGAGTGGATGAGGAGCGAGGGATAAGCTACTATGAGCATGCACCTGCTTCTATAACCGCCATCGCCACAAAAGGAGCGAGTAAGGAAAAGGAAGAGGAGGCTGATAAGTAA
- a CDS encoding 30S ribosomal protein S11 produces the protein MTSDEKWVIAHIFSSFNNTIITITDMTGAETIARASGGMIAKADRDESSPYTAMLMASQLADKLKERGIIGLHVKVKAASGRKSRTPAPGAQAAIRAFARAGLRIGRIEDVTPVPHDGTKRPGGKRGRRV, from the coding sequence ATGACATCGGACGAGAAATGGGTGATTGCGCATATCTTCTCATCCTTTAATAACACTATCATTACAATCACGGATATGACAGGCGCGGAGACGATAGCAAGGGCTTCTGGTGGCATGATAGCGAAGGCGGACCGTGATGAGAGCTCCCCGTATACCGCGATGCTGATGGCGTCGCAACTCGCGGACAAACTGAAGGAGCGGGGTATTATAGGACTACACGTGAAGGTAAAGGCAGCTTCAGGGCGCAAATCACGAACCCCTGCCCCAGGTGCGCAGGCAGCGATAAGGGCTTTCGCTCGTGCGGGGCTGAGGATAGGGAGGATAGAGGACGTTACACCTGTGCCGCATGATGGTACAAAGCGCCCGGGAGGCAAGCGTGGGAGAAGGGTATAA
- a CDS encoding DNA-directed RNA polymerase subunit D, producing the protein MEVKIEYRGDNEVRFVVSGVKVRFLNSLRRAMLAEVPKLAIDEVKIYENNSLLYDEQLALRLGLIPLKVSNIGDYSEEDRVTLTLKAESPERAGYTMVYSKELISSDPGVEPAFGNIPIVKLVSKEREISGIRTVARQRVSFEAIARLGRGKEHAKWQPVTICTFKELSQPNEQQKSKSFLFTVESDGSLPVNDIVVEAARIVRDKFEWLVKELKLKAQQ; encoded by the coding sequence ATGGAAGTAAAGATAGAGTATCGCGGGGATAACGAAGTGAGGTTCGTAGTATCAGGTGTGAAGGTTCGTTTTCTGAACTCACTGAGACGTGCGATGCTTGCGGAAGTGCCGAAGCTTGCCATTGACGAGGTGAAGATATACGAGAATAACTCTTTACTGTACGATGAGCAATTAGCGCTCCGACTGGGTTTGATACCTCTGAAGGTGAGTAATATCGGTGATTACAGTGAAGAAGATAGGGTAACACTGACTTTGAAAGCAGAGAGTCCAGAGCGGGCAGGATATACAATGGTATATTCCAAGGAGCTCATCTCCTCTGACCCTGGCGTAGAACCTGCATTTGGAAACATTCCAATTGTGAAGTTGGTCTCAAAAGAGCGCGAGATTAGCGGTATAAGGACAGTAGCGAGACAGAGGGTATCTTTTGAAGCTATTGCAAGACTGGGTAGGGGTAAAGAGCATGCGAAGTGGCAGCCTGTAACTATCTGCACCTTCAAGGAACTGTCACAGCCCAACGAGCAGCAGAAGTCTAAGTCTTTTCTCTTCACCGTCGAGAGCGATGGTTCTTTACCTGTGAATGATATTGTGGTAGAGGCGGCGAGGATAGTGCGAGATAAGTTTGAATGGCTGGTGAAGGAGTTAAAGTTAAAGGCACAGCAATAG